From Saccopteryx leptura isolate mSacLep1 chromosome 3, mSacLep1_pri_phased_curated, whole genome shotgun sequence, one genomic window encodes:
- the MAP7D1 gene encoding MAP7 domain-containing protein 1 isoform X6, giving the protein MENGPHADLGARAPPAVAARTPPEPRPSPEGDPSPPPPPPPMSALVPDTPPDTPPAMKNATHSKQLPLEPESPPGPVGPRPATQQEGSTFSEAKIRGPTPPATGPRDSRPPRRSSQPSPTAVPASDSPSTKQDVKKAGERHKLAKERREERAKYLAAKKAVWLEKEEKAKALREKQLQERRRRLEEQRLKAEQRRAALEERQRQKLEKNKERYEAAIQRSVKKTWAEIRQQRWSWAGALHHGSPGHKTNRSLQLSAWESSIVDRLMTPTLSFLARSRSAVTLPRNGRDQGRGSGPGRAPMRGRAVASLAACGPHPNRTHPSAAMPVCPRSASASPLTPPCSAPRSSVHRCTPSSGERGERRKPSSVGSPTPVHRRPQASPVQKKEKKDKERENEKEKSALARERSLKKRQSLPASPRPRLSASAASELSPKSKARPSSPSTSWHRPSSPCPSPGPSHALPPKPPSPRGTTASPKGRVRRKDEAKENHSAAGPENKTQSKGKAIEEKEPAAPASPSPSPVPSPTPAQKEQPTAETPADTAVLTSPPAPAPPVTPSKPMAGTTDREEATRLLAEKRRQAREQREREEQERRLQAERDKRMREEQLAREAEARAEREAEARRREEQEAREKAQAEQEEQERLQKQKEEAEARSREEAERQRLEREKHFQREEQERLERKKRLEQIMKRTRKSEAAEIKEKPDGKEANTNNSSPEPVKAGESRPSGLQKEVVQKEELAPQEPQWSLPNKESPGSLVNGLQPLPAHQENGFSPKGPSGDKNLGRTPEALLPFAEAEAFLKKAVVQPPQVTEVL; this is encoded by the exons ATGGAGAACGGCCCACATGCTGACCTGGGTGCCCGCGCACCCCCAG CTGTGGCAGCCAGGACGCCCCCAGAGCCAAGACCTTCACCAGAAGGTGACCCCTCTCcaccgccgccaccaccaccaatGTCAGCCTTAGTCCCCGACACTCCCCCGGACACCCCTCCTGCCATGAAGAATGCCACTCACTCTAAGCAGCTCCCATTAGAACCAGAGAGCCCCCCAGGGCCGGTCGGGCCTAGACCAGCCACCCAGCAGGAAGGATCCACTTTCTCAGAAGCAAAGATCAGGGGACCCACCCCACCAGCCACAGGCCCACGGGATTCCAGGCCTCCTCGAAGGAGCAGCCAGCCATCCCCGACAGCAGTGCCAGCCTCCGACAGCCCTTCCACCAAGCAAG ATGTGAAGAAGGCAGGAGAGAGACACAAGCTGGCAAAGGAGCGGCGAGAGGAGCGGGCCAAGTACCTGG CAGCCAAGAAGGCAGTGTGgctggagaaggaggagaaagccaAGGCGCTGCGGGAGAAGCAGCTCCAGGAGCGCCGGCGGCGGCTGGAGGAGCAGCGGCTCAAAGCCGAGCAGCGCCGGGCAGCTCTGGAGGAGCGGCAGCGGCAGAAGCTCGAGAAAAACAAG GAGCGCTATGAAGCAGCCATCCAGCGGTCAGTGAAGAAAACATGGGCTGAAATCCGACAGCAGCGCTGGTCTTGGGCCGGGGCCCTGCACCACGGCTCCCCAGGACATAAAACCA ATCGAAGTCTGCAGCTGAGTGCATGGGAGAGCAGCATCGTGGACCGTCTCATGAcgcccaccctctccttcctggcACGGAGTCGCAGTGCAGTCACACTGCCTCGCAATGGCCGGGACCAGGGTAGGGGCAGCGGCCCTGGGAGAGCCCCCATGAGGGGCCGGGCAGTGGCCAGCCTCGCGGCGTGTGGGCCACATCCCAACCGCACTCATCCCTCTGCAGCCATGCCCGTGTGCCCGCGCTCGGCCTCTGCCAGCCCCCTGACTCCGCCATGCAGCGCCCCCCGCAGCAGCGTGCACCGCTGCACCCCCTCCTCCGGGGAGCGTGGGGAGCGCCGCAAGCCCAGTTCTGTGGGCAGCCCCACCCCGGTCCACCGCAGGCCCCAGGCCTCACCG GtgcagaaaaaggagaagaaggacaAGGAACgggaaaatgaaaaggagaagaGTGCCCTGGCCCGGGAGCGCAGCCTCAAGAAACGCCAGTCACTGCCTGCCTCTCCGCGCCCGCGCCTCTCTGCTAGCGCGGCCTCTGAACTCAG TCCCAAATCTAAGGCCCGGCCATCCTCTCCCTCCACATCCTGGCACAggccctcctctccctgccccagcccaggcCCCAGCCATGCTCTGCCCCCAAAACCACCATCCCCCCGAGGCACCACTGCATCGCCCAAGGGGCGGGTTCGGAGGAAGGATGAGGCCAAGGAGAACCACAGTGCAGCAGGACCTGAGAACAAAACTCAAAGCAAGGGCAAGGCCATTGAAGAGAAGGAGCCTGCCGCCCCAGCCTCACCATCACCCTCGCCTGTGCCCTCACCCACCCCAGCCCAGAAGGAACAGCCCACAGCTGAGACTCCTGCAG ATACTGCTGTCCTGAcctcccccccagcccctgctcccccagTGACTCCCAGCAAACCCATGGCTGGCACCACAGACCGAGAAGAGGCTACCCGGCTCCTAGCTGAGAAGCGGCGTCAGGCCCGGGAGCAGCGGGAGCGGGAGGAACAGGAGCGGAGGCTGCAGGCAGAAAGGGACAA GCGAATGCGAGAGGAGCAGCTGGCTCGGGAGGCTGAAGCCCGGgcggagagggaggcagaggcccggcggcgggaggagcaggaggcccgAGAGAAAGCGCAGGcggagcaggaggagcaggagcgaCTGCAAAAGCAG AAAGAGGAAGCTGAAGCTCGGTCCCGGGAAGAGGCCGAGCGGCAACGTCTGGAGCGGGAAAAGCACTTCCAGCGCGAGGAGCAGGAGCGGCTGGAGCGCAAAAAG CGTCTGGAGCAGATCATGAAGAGGACTCGGAAGTCAGAAGCTGCAGAAATCAAG GAGAAGCCGGATGGAAAGGAGGCAAACACCAACAATTCGAGCCCAG AGCCTGTCAAAGCTGGGGAGTCTCGGCCCTCGGGGCTGCAGAAGGAGGTTGTGCAGAAGGAGGAGCTGGCCCCCCAGGAGCCTCAGTGGAG CCTGCCAAACAAGGAGTCACCAGGGTCCCTGGTGAACGGCCTGCAGCCTCTCCCAGCACACCAGGAGAATGGCTTCTCCCCCAAGGGACCCTCTGGTGACAAGAATCTGGGCCGAACACCAGAGGCACTCCTGCCGTTCGCAGAGGCAGAAGCCTTCCTCAAGAAAGCCGTGGTGCAGCCCCCGCAGGTCACAG AAGTCCTTTAA
- the MAP7D1 gene encoding MAP7 domain-containing protein 1 isoform X4: MENGPHADLGARAPPAVAARTPPEPRPSPEGDPSPPPPPPPMSALVPDTPPDTPPAMKNATHSKQLPLEPESPPGPVGPRPATQQEGSTFSEAKIRGPTPPATGPRDSRPPRRSSQPSPTAVPASDSPSTKQDVKKAGERHKLAKERREERAKYLAAKKAVWLEKEEKAKALREKQLQERRRRLEEQRLKAEQRRAALEERQRQKLEKNKERYEAAIQRSVKKTWAEIRQQRWSWAGALHHGSPGHKTSGSRCSVSAVNLPKHVDSIINKRLSKSSATLWNSPSRNRSLQLSAWESSIVDRLMTPTLSFLARSRSAVTLPRNGRDQAMPVCPRSASASPLTPPCSAPRSSVHRCTPSSGERGERRKPSSVGSPTPVHRRPQASPVQKKEKKDKERENEKEKSALARERSLKKRQSLPASPRPRLSASAASELSPKSKARPSSPSTSWHRPSSPCPSPGPSHALPPKPPSPRGTTASPKGRVRRKDEAKENHSAAGPENKTQSKGKAIEEKEPAAPASPSPSPVPSPTPAQKEQPTAETPADTAVLTSPPAPAPPVTPSKPMAGTTDREEATRLLAEKRRQAREQREREEQERRLQAERDKRMREEQLAREAEARAEREAEARRREEQEAREKAQAEQEEQERLQKQKEEAEARSREEAERQRLEREKHFQREEQERLERKKRLEQIMKRTRKSEAAEIKEKPDGKEANTNNSSPEPVKAGESRPSGLQKEVVQKEELAPQEPQWSLPNKESPGSLVNGLQPLPAHQENGFSPKGPSGDKNLGRTPEALLPFAEAEAFLKKAVVQPPQVTEVL; encoded by the exons ATGGAGAACGGCCCACATGCTGACCTGGGTGCCCGCGCACCCCCAG CTGTGGCAGCCAGGACGCCCCCAGAGCCAAGACCTTCACCAGAAGGTGACCCCTCTCcaccgccgccaccaccaccaatGTCAGCCTTAGTCCCCGACACTCCCCCGGACACCCCTCCTGCCATGAAGAATGCCACTCACTCTAAGCAGCTCCCATTAGAACCAGAGAGCCCCCCAGGGCCGGTCGGGCCTAGACCAGCCACCCAGCAGGAAGGATCCACTTTCTCAGAAGCAAAGATCAGGGGACCCACCCCACCAGCCACAGGCCCACGGGATTCCAGGCCTCCTCGAAGGAGCAGCCAGCCATCCCCGACAGCAGTGCCAGCCTCCGACAGCCCTTCCACCAAGCAAG ATGTGAAGAAGGCAGGAGAGAGACACAAGCTGGCAAAGGAGCGGCGAGAGGAGCGGGCCAAGTACCTGG CAGCCAAGAAGGCAGTGTGgctggagaaggaggagaaagccaAGGCGCTGCGGGAGAAGCAGCTCCAGGAGCGCCGGCGGCGGCTGGAGGAGCAGCGGCTCAAAGCCGAGCAGCGCCGGGCAGCTCTGGAGGAGCGGCAGCGGCAGAAGCTCGAGAAAAACAAG GAGCGCTATGAAGCAGCCATCCAGCGGTCAGTGAAGAAAACATGGGCTGAAATCCGACAGCAGCGCTGGTCTTGGGCCGGGGCCCTGCACCACGGCTCCCCAGGACATAAAACCA GTGGGAGCAGGTGCTCTGTGTCGGCAGTAAACCTGCCCAAACACGTGGACTCTATAATCAACAAGCGGCTCTCAAAGTCCTCTGCCACGCTCTGGAACTCCCCCAGTAGAA ATCGAAGTCTGCAGCTGAGTGCATGGGAGAGCAGCATCGTGGACCGTCTCATGAcgcccaccctctccttcctggcACGGAGTCGCAGTGCAGTCACACTGCCTCGCAATGGCCGGGACCAGG CCATGCCCGTGTGCCCGCGCTCGGCCTCTGCCAGCCCCCTGACTCCGCCATGCAGCGCCCCCCGCAGCAGCGTGCACCGCTGCACCCCCTCCTCCGGGGAGCGTGGGGAGCGCCGCAAGCCCAGTTCTGTGGGCAGCCCCACCCCGGTCCACCGCAGGCCCCAGGCCTCACCG GtgcagaaaaaggagaagaaggacaAGGAACgggaaaatgaaaaggagaagaGTGCCCTGGCCCGGGAGCGCAGCCTCAAGAAACGCCAGTCACTGCCTGCCTCTCCGCGCCCGCGCCTCTCTGCTAGCGCGGCCTCTGAACTCAG TCCCAAATCTAAGGCCCGGCCATCCTCTCCCTCCACATCCTGGCACAggccctcctctccctgccccagcccaggcCCCAGCCATGCTCTGCCCCCAAAACCACCATCCCCCCGAGGCACCACTGCATCGCCCAAGGGGCGGGTTCGGAGGAAGGATGAGGCCAAGGAGAACCACAGTGCAGCAGGACCTGAGAACAAAACTCAAAGCAAGGGCAAGGCCATTGAAGAGAAGGAGCCTGCCGCCCCAGCCTCACCATCACCCTCGCCTGTGCCCTCACCCACCCCAGCCCAGAAGGAACAGCCCACAGCTGAGACTCCTGCAG ATACTGCTGTCCTGAcctcccccccagcccctgctcccccagTGACTCCCAGCAAACCCATGGCTGGCACCACAGACCGAGAAGAGGCTACCCGGCTCCTAGCTGAGAAGCGGCGTCAGGCCCGGGAGCAGCGGGAGCGGGAGGAACAGGAGCGGAGGCTGCAGGCAGAAAGGGACAA GCGAATGCGAGAGGAGCAGCTGGCTCGGGAGGCTGAAGCCCGGgcggagagggaggcagaggcccggcggcgggaggagcaggaggcccgAGAGAAAGCGCAGGcggagcaggaggagcaggagcgaCTGCAAAAGCAG AAAGAGGAAGCTGAAGCTCGGTCCCGGGAAGAGGCCGAGCGGCAACGTCTGGAGCGGGAAAAGCACTTCCAGCGCGAGGAGCAGGAGCGGCTGGAGCGCAAAAAG CGTCTGGAGCAGATCATGAAGAGGACTCGGAAGTCAGAAGCTGCAGAAATCAAG GAGAAGCCGGATGGAAAGGAGGCAAACACCAACAATTCGAGCCCAG AGCCTGTCAAAGCTGGGGAGTCTCGGCCCTCGGGGCTGCAGAAGGAGGTTGTGCAGAAGGAGGAGCTGGCCCCCCAGGAGCCTCAGTGGAG CCTGCCAAACAAGGAGTCACCAGGGTCCCTGGTGAACGGCCTGCAGCCTCTCCCAGCACACCAGGAGAATGGCTTCTCCCCCAAGGGACCCTCTGGTGACAAGAATCTGGGCCGAACACCAGAGGCACTCCTGCCGTTCGCAGAGGCAGAAGCCTTCCTCAAGAAAGCCGTGGTGCAGCCCCCGCAGGTCACAG AAGTCCTTTAA
- the MAP7D1 gene encoding MAP7 domain-containing protein 1 isoform X8 — protein MENGPHADLGARAPPAVAARTPPEPRPSPEGDPSPPPPPPPMSALVPDTPPDTPPAMKNATHSKQLPLEPESPPGPVGPRPATQQEGSTFSEAKIRGPTPPATGPRDSRPPRRSSQPSPTAVPASDSPSTKQDVKKAGERHKLAKERREERAKYLAAKKAVWLEKEEKAKALREKQLQERRRRLEEQRLKAEQRRAALEERQRQKLEKNKERYEAAIQRSVKKTWAEIRQQRWSWAGALHHGSPGHKTNRSLQLSAWESSIVDRLMTPTLSFLARSRSAVTLPRNGRDQAMPVCPRSASASPLTPPCSAPRSSVHRCTPSSGERGERRKPSSVGSPTPVHRRPQASPVQKKEKKDKERENEKEKSALARERSLKKRQSLPASPRPRLSASAASELSPKSKARPSSPSTSWHRPSSPCPSPGPSHALPPKPPSPRGTTASPKGRVRRKDEAKENHSAAGPENKTQSKGKAIEEKEPAAPASPSPSPVPSPTPAQKEQPTAETPADTAVLTSPPAPAPPVTPSKPMAGTTDREEATRLLAEKRRQAREQREREEQERRLQAERDKRMREEQLAREAEARAEREAEARRREEQEAREKAQAEQEEQERLQKQKEEAEARSREEAERQRLEREKHFQREEQERLERKKRLEQIMKRTRKSEAAEIKEKPDGKEANTNNSSPEPVKAGESRPSGLQKEVVQKEELAPQEPQWSLPNKESPGSLVNGLQPLPAHQENGFSPKGPSGDKNLGRTPEALLPFAEAEAFLKKAVVQPPQVTEVL, from the exons ATGGAGAACGGCCCACATGCTGACCTGGGTGCCCGCGCACCCCCAG CTGTGGCAGCCAGGACGCCCCCAGAGCCAAGACCTTCACCAGAAGGTGACCCCTCTCcaccgccgccaccaccaccaatGTCAGCCTTAGTCCCCGACACTCCCCCGGACACCCCTCCTGCCATGAAGAATGCCACTCACTCTAAGCAGCTCCCATTAGAACCAGAGAGCCCCCCAGGGCCGGTCGGGCCTAGACCAGCCACCCAGCAGGAAGGATCCACTTTCTCAGAAGCAAAGATCAGGGGACCCACCCCACCAGCCACAGGCCCACGGGATTCCAGGCCTCCTCGAAGGAGCAGCCAGCCATCCCCGACAGCAGTGCCAGCCTCCGACAGCCCTTCCACCAAGCAAG ATGTGAAGAAGGCAGGAGAGAGACACAAGCTGGCAAAGGAGCGGCGAGAGGAGCGGGCCAAGTACCTGG CAGCCAAGAAGGCAGTGTGgctggagaaggaggagaaagccaAGGCGCTGCGGGAGAAGCAGCTCCAGGAGCGCCGGCGGCGGCTGGAGGAGCAGCGGCTCAAAGCCGAGCAGCGCCGGGCAGCTCTGGAGGAGCGGCAGCGGCAGAAGCTCGAGAAAAACAAG GAGCGCTATGAAGCAGCCATCCAGCGGTCAGTGAAGAAAACATGGGCTGAAATCCGACAGCAGCGCTGGTCTTGGGCCGGGGCCCTGCACCACGGCTCCCCAGGACATAAAACCA ATCGAAGTCTGCAGCTGAGTGCATGGGAGAGCAGCATCGTGGACCGTCTCATGAcgcccaccctctccttcctggcACGGAGTCGCAGTGCAGTCACACTGCCTCGCAATGGCCGGGACCAGG CCATGCCCGTGTGCCCGCGCTCGGCCTCTGCCAGCCCCCTGACTCCGCCATGCAGCGCCCCCCGCAGCAGCGTGCACCGCTGCACCCCCTCCTCCGGGGAGCGTGGGGAGCGCCGCAAGCCCAGTTCTGTGGGCAGCCCCACCCCGGTCCACCGCAGGCCCCAGGCCTCACCG GtgcagaaaaaggagaagaaggacaAGGAACgggaaaatgaaaaggagaagaGTGCCCTGGCCCGGGAGCGCAGCCTCAAGAAACGCCAGTCACTGCCTGCCTCTCCGCGCCCGCGCCTCTCTGCTAGCGCGGCCTCTGAACTCAG TCCCAAATCTAAGGCCCGGCCATCCTCTCCCTCCACATCCTGGCACAggccctcctctccctgccccagcccaggcCCCAGCCATGCTCTGCCCCCAAAACCACCATCCCCCCGAGGCACCACTGCATCGCCCAAGGGGCGGGTTCGGAGGAAGGATGAGGCCAAGGAGAACCACAGTGCAGCAGGACCTGAGAACAAAACTCAAAGCAAGGGCAAGGCCATTGAAGAGAAGGAGCCTGCCGCCCCAGCCTCACCATCACCCTCGCCTGTGCCCTCACCCACCCCAGCCCAGAAGGAACAGCCCACAGCTGAGACTCCTGCAG ATACTGCTGTCCTGAcctcccccccagcccctgctcccccagTGACTCCCAGCAAACCCATGGCTGGCACCACAGACCGAGAAGAGGCTACCCGGCTCCTAGCTGAGAAGCGGCGTCAGGCCCGGGAGCAGCGGGAGCGGGAGGAACAGGAGCGGAGGCTGCAGGCAGAAAGGGACAA GCGAATGCGAGAGGAGCAGCTGGCTCGGGAGGCTGAAGCCCGGgcggagagggaggcagaggcccggcggcgggaggagcaggaggcccgAGAGAAAGCGCAGGcggagcaggaggagcaggagcgaCTGCAAAAGCAG AAAGAGGAAGCTGAAGCTCGGTCCCGGGAAGAGGCCGAGCGGCAACGTCTGGAGCGGGAAAAGCACTTCCAGCGCGAGGAGCAGGAGCGGCTGGAGCGCAAAAAG CGTCTGGAGCAGATCATGAAGAGGACTCGGAAGTCAGAAGCTGCAGAAATCAAG GAGAAGCCGGATGGAAAGGAGGCAAACACCAACAATTCGAGCCCAG AGCCTGTCAAAGCTGGGGAGTCTCGGCCCTCGGGGCTGCAGAAGGAGGTTGTGCAGAAGGAGGAGCTGGCCCCCCAGGAGCCTCAGTGGAG CCTGCCAAACAAGGAGTCACCAGGGTCCCTGGTGAACGGCCTGCAGCCTCTCCCAGCACACCAGGAGAATGGCTTCTCCCCCAAGGGACCCTCTGGTGACAAGAATCTGGGCCGAACACCAGAGGCACTCCTGCCGTTCGCAGAGGCAGAAGCCTTCCTCAAGAAAGCCGTGGTGCAGCCCCCGCAGGTCACAG AAGTCCTTTAA
- the MAP7D1 gene encoding MAP7 domain-containing protein 1 isoform X2, whose amino-acid sequence MENGPHADLGARAPPAVAARTPPEPRPSPEGDPSPPPPPPPMSALVPDTPPDTPPAMKNATHSKQLPLEPESPPGPVGPRPATQQEGSTFSEAKIRGPTPPATGPRDSRPPRRSSQPSPTAVPASDSPSTKQDVKKAGERHKLAKERREERAKYLAAKKAVWLEKEEKAKALREKQLQERRRRLEEQRLKAEQRRAALEERQRQKLEKNKERYEAAIQRSVKKTWAEIRQQRWSWAGALHHGSPGHKTSGSRCSVSAVNLPKHVDSIINKRLSKSSATLWNSPSRNRSLQLSAWESSIVDRLMTPTLSFLARSRSAVTLPRNGRDQGRGSGPGRAPMRGRAVASLAACGPHPNRTHPSAAMPVCPRSASASPLTPPCSAPRSSVHRCTPSSGERGERRKPSSVGSPTPVHRRPQASPVQKKEKKDKERENEKEKSALARERSLKKRQSLPASPRPRLSASAASELSPKSKARPSSPSTSWHRPSSPCPSPGPSHALPPKPPSPRGTTASPKGRVRRKDEAKENHSAAGPENKTQSKGKAIEEKEPAAPASPSPSPVPSPTPAQKEQPTAETPADTAVLTSPPAPAPPVTPSKPMAGTTDREEATRLLAEKRRQAREQREREEQERRLQAERDKRMREEQLAREAEARAEREAEARRREEQEAREKAQAEQEEQERLQKQKEEAEARSREEAERQRLEREKHFQREEQERLERKKRLEQIMKRTRKSEAAEIKKPDGKEANTNNSSPEPVKAGESRPSGLQKEVVQKEELAPQEPQWSLPNKESPGSLVNGLQPLPAHQENGFSPKGPSGDKNLGRTPEALLPFAEAEAFLKKAVVQPPQVTEVL is encoded by the exons ATGGAGAACGGCCCACATGCTGACCTGGGTGCCCGCGCACCCCCAG CTGTGGCAGCCAGGACGCCCCCAGAGCCAAGACCTTCACCAGAAGGTGACCCCTCTCcaccgccgccaccaccaccaatGTCAGCCTTAGTCCCCGACACTCCCCCGGACACCCCTCCTGCCATGAAGAATGCCACTCACTCTAAGCAGCTCCCATTAGAACCAGAGAGCCCCCCAGGGCCGGTCGGGCCTAGACCAGCCACCCAGCAGGAAGGATCCACTTTCTCAGAAGCAAAGATCAGGGGACCCACCCCACCAGCCACAGGCCCACGGGATTCCAGGCCTCCTCGAAGGAGCAGCCAGCCATCCCCGACAGCAGTGCCAGCCTCCGACAGCCCTTCCACCAAGCAAG ATGTGAAGAAGGCAGGAGAGAGACACAAGCTGGCAAAGGAGCGGCGAGAGGAGCGGGCCAAGTACCTGG CAGCCAAGAAGGCAGTGTGgctggagaaggaggagaaagccaAGGCGCTGCGGGAGAAGCAGCTCCAGGAGCGCCGGCGGCGGCTGGAGGAGCAGCGGCTCAAAGCCGAGCAGCGCCGGGCAGCTCTGGAGGAGCGGCAGCGGCAGAAGCTCGAGAAAAACAAG GAGCGCTATGAAGCAGCCATCCAGCGGTCAGTGAAGAAAACATGGGCTGAAATCCGACAGCAGCGCTGGTCTTGGGCCGGGGCCCTGCACCACGGCTCCCCAGGACATAAAACCA GTGGGAGCAGGTGCTCTGTGTCGGCAGTAAACCTGCCCAAACACGTGGACTCTATAATCAACAAGCGGCTCTCAAAGTCCTCTGCCACGCTCTGGAACTCCCCCAGTAGAA ATCGAAGTCTGCAGCTGAGTGCATGGGAGAGCAGCATCGTGGACCGTCTCATGAcgcccaccctctccttcctggcACGGAGTCGCAGTGCAGTCACACTGCCTCGCAATGGCCGGGACCAGGGTAGGGGCAGCGGCCCTGGGAGAGCCCCCATGAGGGGCCGGGCAGTGGCCAGCCTCGCGGCGTGTGGGCCACATCCCAACCGCACTCATCCCTCTGCAGCCATGCCCGTGTGCCCGCGCTCGGCCTCTGCCAGCCCCCTGACTCCGCCATGCAGCGCCCCCCGCAGCAGCGTGCACCGCTGCACCCCCTCCTCCGGGGAGCGTGGGGAGCGCCGCAAGCCCAGTTCTGTGGGCAGCCCCACCCCGGTCCACCGCAGGCCCCAGGCCTCACCG GtgcagaaaaaggagaagaaggacaAGGAACgggaaaatgaaaaggagaagaGTGCCCTGGCCCGGGAGCGCAGCCTCAAGAAACGCCAGTCACTGCCTGCCTCTCCGCGCCCGCGCCTCTCTGCTAGCGCGGCCTCTGAACTCAG TCCCAAATCTAAGGCCCGGCCATCCTCTCCCTCCACATCCTGGCACAggccctcctctccctgccccagcccaggcCCCAGCCATGCTCTGCCCCCAAAACCACCATCCCCCCGAGGCACCACTGCATCGCCCAAGGGGCGGGTTCGGAGGAAGGATGAGGCCAAGGAGAACCACAGTGCAGCAGGACCTGAGAACAAAACTCAAAGCAAGGGCAAGGCCATTGAAGAGAAGGAGCCTGCCGCCCCAGCCTCACCATCACCCTCGCCTGTGCCCTCACCCACCCCAGCCCAGAAGGAACAGCCCACAGCTGAGACTCCTGCAG ATACTGCTGTCCTGAcctcccccccagcccctgctcccccagTGACTCCCAGCAAACCCATGGCTGGCACCACAGACCGAGAAGAGGCTACCCGGCTCCTAGCTGAGAAGCGGCGTCAGGCCCGGGAGCAGCGGGAGCGGGAGGAACAGGAGCGGAGGCTGCAGGCAGAAAGGGACAA GCGAATGCGAGAGGAGCAGCTGGCTCGGGAGGCTGAAGCCCGGgcggagagggaggcagaggcccggcggcgggaggagcaggaggcccgAGAGAAAGCGCAGGcggagcaggaggagcaggagcgaCTGCAAAAGCAG AAAGAGGAAGCTGAAGCTCGGTCCCGGGAAGAGGCCGAGCGGCAACGTCTGGAGCGGGAAAAGCACTTCCAGCGCGAGGAGCAGGAGCGGCTGGAGCGCAAAAAG CGTCTGGAGCAGATCATGAAGAGGACTCGGAAGTCAGAAGCTGCAGAAATCAAG AAGCCGGATGGAAAGGAGGCAAACACCAACAATTCGAGCCCAG AGCCTGTCAAAGCTGGGGAGTCTCGGCCCTCGGGGCTGCAGAAGGAGGTTGTGCAGAAGGAGGAGCTGGCCCCCCAGGAGCCTCAGTGGAG CCTGCCAAACAAGGAGTCACCAGGGTCCCTGGTGAACGGCCTGCAGCCTCTCCCAGCACACCAGGAGAATGGCTTCTCCCCCAAGGGACCCTCTGGTGACAAGAATCTGGGCCGAACACCAGAGGCACTCCTGCCGTTCGCAGAGGCAGAAGCCTTCCTCAAGAAAGCCGTGGTGCAGCCCCCGCAGGTCACAG AAGTCCTTTAA